A window of the Aquimarina spinulae genome harbors these coding sequences:
- a CDS encoding cadherin domain-containing protein: MKTIKLLLLGIVILALSCSKDDDAAPPVNKAPEIKAQSFTVSESATDTDVFGTVKATDADKDALSYSITANSDNLFEITKAGALSLAAGKTLDFETKTTYEITVEVTDGKAKAAAKITITVTDVNENQPPVIDDQTFTVAEDITNTVIDVVTATDPEGDTLTYRVESNDNNLFEITGDGILSLAPNKVLDYESNTNHSITITVSDGNGGESSAQILINVTDVLEAGSEGFRVRTLAGNGTLGFTNGTGTSAQFSTPIGVDVDSNGNIYIVDRNNNVIRKITPAGVVSTFAGSTYGYADGTGAAAKFRAPYGIAIDANDNIYVGDYFNHRIRKITPAGVVTTLAGSGVVGSADGTSTVAQFNEPYGLDVDSNGNVYVADYGNNRIRKITPAGVVTTLAGSSRGFADGTGTAAMFKAPHDVAVDNNDNVYVTDGFNHRIRKITPAGVVTTFAGTNQGFADGTGTQARFNTPEGITIDNSGNLYVTDRSNHCIRKITSTGVVSILAGSNDFGFVNGTGATARFRQPAGITVNGSGVFYVTDESNHSVRKIEPFSNN, from the coding sequence ATGAAAACAATTAAATTACTTTTGCTAGGTATAGTAATACTAGCACTATCTTGTAGTAAAGATGATGATGCTGCACCACCAGTTAATAAAGCCCCAGAGATCAAGGCGCAATCCTTTACCGTATCAGAATCAGCAACAGATACAGATGTATTTGGTACCGTAAAAGCAACCGATGCAGACAAAGATGCATTAAGCTATAGCATTACTGCAAACAGTGATAACCTATTCGAGATCACAAAAGCAGGAGCATTAAGTTTGGCAGCAGGCAAAACATTGGATTTTGAAACCAAAACAACTTATGAGATTACTGTAGAAGTAACCGATGGTAAAGCCAAAGCAGCTGCAAAAATAACGATTACCGTGACAGATGTAAACGAAAATCAACCACCAGTGATTGATGATCAAACATTTACAGTAGCCGAAGATATTACAAATACTGTTATTGATGTCGTAACCGCAACAGATCCGGAAGGGGATACATTAACCTATAGAGTTGAAAGTAATGATAATAACTTATTTGAAATTACAGGAGATGGGATACTAAGTCTTGCCCCTAATAAGGTTTTGGATTACGAATCAAATACTAACCATTCAATTACCATAACAGTTTCTGATGGAAATGGAGGAGAAAGTTCTGCTCAAATACTCATTAATGTAACAGATGTTTTAGAAGCAGGGAGTGAAGGATTTCGAGTACGTACTCTAGCTGGTAATGGCACACTTGGTTTTACAAACGGTACAGGTACATCAGCACAGTTTTCGACTCCAATAGGGGTAGATGTTGATAGTAATGGTAATATCTACATAGTAGATCGAAACAATAATGTTATTCGCAAAATTACCCCTGCAGGGGTAGTGAGTACTTTTGCAGGAAGTACTTATGGGTATGCAGATGGTACTGGTGCCGCAGCAAAGTTTCGCGCTCCATACGGTATAGCAATAGATGCAAATGATAACATATATGTAGGAGATTACTTTAATCACCGTATTCGTAAAATAACTCCAGCAGGTGTAGTCACTACGCTAGCAGGTTCTGGTGTTGTAGGTTCTGCAGATGGTACGAGTACCGTTGCACAGTTTAATGAACCTTATGGGTTGGATGTAGATAGTAATGGCAATGTTTATGTAGCAGACTATGGAAACAACCGTATTCGTAAAATTACTCCCGCTGGTGTAGTGACTACACTTGCAGGAAGCTCTCGTGGCTTTGCAGATGGCACAGGTACTGCAGCGATGTTTAAAGCTCCACATGATGTTGCAGTAGATAATAATGATAACGTATATGTAACAGATGGCTTTAATCACCGTATTCGTAAAATCACTCCAGCAGGTGTAGTTACTACGTTTGCAGGAACTAATCAAGGTTTTGCAGACGGTACAGGTACGCAAGCGAGGTTTAATACCCCAGAAGGTATAACTATTGATAATTCAGGAAATCTATATGTAACCGATAGGAGTAATCACTGTATCCGCAAGATTACATCTACAGGTGTTGTAAGTATTCTTGCAGGGTCAAATGATTTTGGATTTGTAAATGGTACCGGAGCAACAGCGCGATTCAGACAACCCGCTGGGATTACAGTGAATGGATCTGGAGTTTTTTATGTCACAGATGAATCAAATCACAGTGTTCGTAAAATAGAACCTTTTTCAAATAATTAA
- a CDS encoding cadherin domain-containing protein, with the protein MKTIKLLLLFVAILALSCSKDDDATTTLVNKAPEITAQSFNVSESAADADVFGTVKATDADKDELSYSIIANSDDLFEITKAGALSLIAGKTLDFETKASHEITVEVTDGEAKAAAKITIAVIDVDENMPPVIVDQTFSVAENPTSSTVLGTVVATDPNGDTLTYTLTNSIGTVAIFEITGNEIKLKSGVLNYEDFTKHNVTVTVDDGTLTASAQITINVTDVNEAPTFPDRNYTFSQPEDIDDTVIIATVTAIDPEGDNLIYTLNNNPGSLFEINSAGEISLSTGKFLDYENQTSHTITVQATDGNLTALQHGVQINVTDVTDVSVTTVGALPNGGVPQFYNTPIGIAIDGSGNIYVADYANHRIRKVNTNGTVTILAGGSQGYADGTGTAARFNFPYGVAVDGGGNVYVTDRNNYRIRKITPGGVVTTLAGSTQGYANGTGTAARFNHPTGIVVDGSGNIFVSDWSNHSIRKITPTGVVSTFAGLNEGFADGTGTTARFDNPAGLAVDSSGNIYVADESNSRIRKITPSGVVSTIAGSNDGYADGTGTSARFFKPTGVAIDGSGNLYVADRINHRIRKITSAGVVSTLAGSIRGWADGIGTVAQFNLPSGIVVDGSGTVYVADERNHFLRKIVIQ; encoded by the coding sequence ATGAAAACAATAAAACTACTGTTGCTTTTTGTAGCAATACTGGCACTATCATGTAGTAAAGATGATGATGCAACGACCACTCTGGTTAATAAAGCACCAGAAATTACGGCGCAGTCTTTTAACGTATCAGAATCGGCAGCAGATGCAGATGTATTTGGTACCGTAAAAGCTACCGATGCAGACAAAGACGAGTTAAGCTATAGCATTATTGCAAACAGTGATGATCTATTCGAAATCACTAAAGCAGGAGCACTAAGCCTGATAGCAGGAAAAACATTAGATTTTGAAACCAAAGCTTCTCATGAGATCACTGTAGAAGTAACCGATGGTGAAGCTAAAGCAGCTGCAAAAATAACGATTGCTGTTATCGATGTAGATGAAAACATGCCACCCGTTATTGTGGATCAAACGTTTAGTGTAGCAGAAAATCCAACATCAAGTACTGTACTTGGAACCGTAGTTGCTACAGATCCCAATGGTGATACGCTAACGTATACACTTACTAACTCTATTGGTACAGTAGCCATATTTGAAATTACAGGTAATGAGATCAAGCTAAAATCAGGTGTTTTAAATTATGAAGATTTTACAAAACATAATGTTACTGTTACTGTAGATGATGGTACACTTACGGCATCTGCTCAGATTACTATTAATGTTACAGATGTAAATGAAGCGCCAACATTCCCGGATCGGAATTATACTTTTAGTCAACCAGAAGATATTGATGATACGGTTATTATTGCTACGGTAACGGCTATAGATCCTGAAGGGGATAATCTAATTTATACGCTTAATAATAACCCAGGCAGTCTTTTTGAGATCAACAGTGCTGGAGAAATTAGTTTATCAACAGGGAAGTTTCTAGATTATGAAAACCAAACCAGTCATACCATAACAGTGCAAGCAACCGATGGAAACCTTACTGCCTTGCAGCATGGAGTGCAAATTAATGTAACCGATGTAACTGATGTAAGTGTAACTACTGTAGGAGCATTACCTAACGGAGGTGTTCCTCAATTTTATAATACTCCAATTGGAATTGCTATAGATGGGTCTGGAAATATATATGTAGCGGATTATGCTAATCATCGTATTCGTAAGGTCAATACAAATGGTACGGTAACTATTCTTGCAGGAGGTTCTCAGGGATATGCGGATGGTACAGGAACTGCAGCTCGCTTTAATTTTCCTTACGGAGTAGCAGTAGACGGAGGGGGTAATGTATACGTAACCGATCGAAACAATTATCGTATTCGCAAGATTACTCCGGGAGGAGTAGTAACTACTTTGGCTGGGTCTACTCAGGGATATGCAAATGGTACAGGGACTGCAGCTCGATTTAATCACCCTACGGGAATAGTTGTTGATGGATCAGGGAACATTTTTGTGTCGGATTGGTCTAATCATAGTATTCGTAAAATTACTCCAACAGGAGTAGTCTCAACTTTTGCAGGATTAAATGAAGGTTTTGCTGATGGGACAGGTACTACGGCTCGATTTGATAATCCTGCAGGGTTGGCTGTAGATAGTTCAGGAAATATATATGTAGCCGATGAAAGTAATAGTCGCATCCGTAAAATTACTCCATCCGGAGTAGTATCTACAATAGCAGGATCTAATGATGGGTATGCAGATGGTACGGGTACATCAGCCCGGTTTTTTAAACCTACTGGAGTAGCTATAGATGGATCAGGTAATTTATATGTGGCCGATAGGATAAATCATCGTATTCGTAAAATCACTTCAGCTGGAGTAGTATCTACTTTGGCAGGATCTATTAGAGGTTGGGCCGATGGGATAGGTACAGTAGCACAATTTAATCTTCCTTCAGGAATAGTTGTTGATGGATCAGGAACTGTATACGTTGCTGATGAACGCAATCACTTCCTCCGTAAGATTGTCATTCAATAA
- a CDS encoding histidine kinase: MEKVLPYLQEALKISKTIDAKYHSVSIQNEMARYYRAKGVWDNAMKQAIIAKKEADAFGTKQQKLIANSGLQIVYANSGDDKKSIELALENLTLTEKDPPSPARARTYFDIGNLYLKLRKLDQTEQYYTKGILMCREVGFKPGEMVMKMSLSNLYKMQKRYEKALEFINEPLVYYIKTKQTVRIGSAYMQMAQIKSLQGKHEESVPIYLKALQNYEDSGASLHFKKHILQNLFIAYSILQDQEKATEFNTAYKKLKDSIDSNERKALTEKLKVAYETDKIAAQKDAAETKTKLAEATSRQNKNYFIGAIIIAILILMSALFLIGRLRARKKMELITLEFQETQKRLEIEKQYKESELKALKSQMNPHFIFNSLNSIQDLILQQNTDSSYDYIVLFAQLVRNTLNYSSKNFIAIEKELEFLDVYLQLEKLRFEDDFTYTIQSINTEGLSVLSLIVQPFIENALLHGLLHKAGKKQLTIDFTFTDHLLCTIIDNGIGRKEAKKIQKRQGNHHESFALNAIEQRLEILKDQYGRDVGYQIFDLYNDQLAMGTRVEIRMPYQKEY; the protein is encoded by the coding sequence ATGGAGAAAGTACTACCTTATCTTCAGGAAGCACTCAAAATATCTAAAACTATAGATGCTAAATATCACAGCGTAAGTATACAAAATGAAATGGCTCGATATTATAGAGCTAAGGGAGTATGGGATAATGCGATGAAACAAGCTATTATTGCTAAAAAAGAAGCAGATGCTTTTGGTACAAAACAGCAAAAACTAATAGCAAATAGTGGTTTGCAAATTGTATATGCCAATTCTGGAGATGATAAAAAAAGTATAGAATTAGCTTTAGAAAATTTGACATTAACCGAGAAAGATCCTCCTTCTCCTGCAAGAGCCAGAACATATTTTGATATTGGAAATCTCTATTTAAAACTTAGAAAATTAGATCAAACCGAACAATATTATACCAAAGGTATTCTAATGTGTCGTGAAGTAGGGTTTAAACCCGGGGAAATGGTAATGAAAATGTCTTTAAGCAACTTATATAAAATGCAAAAAAGATATGAGAAGGCATTGGAGTTTATTAATGAACCGTTAGTATATTATATAAAAACAAAACAGACCGTGCGTATAGGCAGTGCTTATATGCAGATGGCTCAAATCAAATCTTTGCAAGGAAAACATGAAGAATCTGTCCCTATATATTTAAAAGCATTACAAAATTATGAAGATTCGGGAGCTAGTTTACACTTTAAAAAGCATATCCTTCAAAATTTATTTATAGCTTATAGCATATTGCAGGATCAGGAAAAGGCTACAGAATTTAATACGGCATACAAGAAGTTAAAGGATTCTATAGATTCGAATGAACGTAAAGCACTTACCGAAAAACTAAAGGTAGCTTACGAAACAGATAAAATAGCAGCCCAAAAAGATGCTGCAGAAACCAAAACCAAACTTGCGGAGGCTACATCAAGACAAAATAAAAATTACTTTATTGGAGCCATTATTATTGCAATTTTAATATTAATGAGTGCATTGTTTTTAATTGGAAGATTACGTGCCAGAAAGAAAATGGAATTAATAACCTTAGAATTTCAAGAAACCCAAAAACGACTAGAGATAGAAAAGCAATATAAAGAAAGCGAATTAAAAGCTTTAAAATCTCAAATGAATCCTCATTTTATATTTAATTCTCTCAATTCTATTCAGGATTTAATCCTTCAGCAAAATACAGATTCTTCTTATGATTATATCGTTTTGTTTGCGCAGTTGGTTAGAAACACCTTAAACTATTCTAGTAAAAATTTTATAGCAATAGAAAAAGAACTAGAGTTCTTAGACGTATACCTTCAACTAGAGAAATTGAGATTCGAAGATGATTTTACATACACTATACAAAGCATAAATACAGAGGGCTTATCTGTACTCTCTTTAATAGTACAACCCTTTATAGAAAATGCATTACTACACGGCTTGCTACATAAAGCAGGTAAAAAACAACTTACTATAGATTTTACTTTTACAGATCACTTGTTATGTACTATTATCGATAATGGTATTGGTAGAAAAGAAGCAAAGAAAATCCAGAAGCGACAAGGTAATCACCATGAATCTTTTGCACTAAATGCTATAGAACAGCGATTAGAAATCCTAAAAGATCAGTATGGTAGAGATGTGGGGTACCAGATATTTGATTTATATAATGATCAATTGGCTATGGGTACCAGAGTAGAAATCAGAATGCCATATCAAAAAGAGTATTAG